A part of Chloroflexota bacterium genomic DNA contains:
- a CDS encoding oligosaccharide flippase family protein, with translation MIKRIKDTIAQYVNMLKGEDLRGQLINNSIRSVFLNGGSKILSFLIGTFLVRLLGDDGYGVYSYVFSLAYILIIPAEFGISTLLLRETSKGQVKEDNDTISGSWRWSFRATLLVSFILLLVGAASGMIGKQFFGSVETSTFFWGLLLLPLQSLVILINAALRGLKKVIIGQIPDLWITPGLFTVLIIGIGYLSKLDFTPPVAMALRVVSTFVAVVASVFFLFKYTPKAILQAKPIYHSKIWLSSVIPLIFSSGINLVRSRTNIIVLGFFVDSAAIGSFQVALSTATLASVVLTAINSIIAPQFTSLHTNGDKNKLQRLTVLSARFVFVLNLLISALFIIFGKNLLTLVFGTKLIAAYPALVVLLIGQVINSFLGSVNILLNMTGHEKDVMKIIIITSILNIVFTLVLAPLTGMVAGAIAASASMAVSQIWMYIIVRKRIGIVSHIFGKVK, from the coding sequence ATGATCAAACGGATTAAGGACACGATCGCCCAATATGTCAACATGCTAAAGGGGGAAGACCTTCGCGGCCAGTTGATTAATAATAGCATTCGCAGTGTGTTCTTGAATGGTGGCAGTAAGATTCTCTCCTTCCTGATTGGCACTTTTTTAGTGCGGCTCCTTGGAGATGACGGCTATGGTGTCTACAGCTATGTTTTTTCGCTTGCCTATATCTTAATCATTCCAGCGGAGTTTGGTATTTCAACGCTGCTTTTACGCGAAACCTCTAAAGGCCAAGTCAAAGAAGATAACGACACCATCTCAGGCAGTTGGCGATGGTCATTTAGAGCCACCCTATTGGTCAGCTTCATCTTGTTGCTTGTGGGTGCTGCCAGCGGCATGATCGGGAAGCAGTTCTTTGGTTCTGTGGAAACTTCCACTTTCTTCTGGGGCCTTCTCCTACTCCCATTACAATCTTTGGTCATTCTGATCAACGCTGCGCTGCGCGGGCTTAAAAAAGTAATTATTGGGCAGATTCCTGATCTATGGATTACGCCTGGACTTTTCACCGTCCTCATTATAGGTATTGGGTATCTTTCAAAACTGGATTTCACCCCACCTGTCGCAATGGCTTTACGTGTTGTTTCAACCTTTGTGGCTGTCGTGGCCAGTGTATTCTTTTTATTCAAGTACACGCCAAAAGCCATCTTGCAGGCAAAGCCTATTTATCATTCAAAAATCTGGTTATCCAGCGTTATCCCGTTGATCTTCTCAAGCGGAATCAATCTAGTAAGAAGCCGAACCAACATAATCGTATTAGGCTTCTTCGTAGACTCGGCAGCAATTGGAAGTTTTCAGGTTGCACTCAGCACTGCAACCCTGGCCTCTGTGGTGCTAACCGCCATTAATTCCATCATTGCGCCACAGTTCACTTCTCTGCATACGAATGGTGACAAGAATAAGCTGCAGCGCCTGACGGTTCTCAGCGCTCGGTTCGTCTTTGTGCTTAATTTACTTATCTCAGCCCTTTTCATCATCTTTGGTAAGAATCTACTTACCCTGGTCTTTGGCACCAAATTGATCGCTGCCTACCCTGCCCTGGTCGTCCTATTGATCGGCCAGGTGATCAATTCCTTCCTGGGATCGGTAAACATCCTGTTGAACATGACCGGCCATGAAAAAGATGTCATGAAAATCATAATTATTACCAGCATTCTCAATATCGTATTCACCCTTGTTCTAGCCCCTCTCACCGGCATGGTTGCAGGAGCAATTGCTGCTTCAGCATCCATGGCAGTTTCTCAAATTTGGATGTACATCATCGTACGCAAACGAATCGGTATCGTCAGCCACATTTTTGGCAAGGTAAAGTAG